A DNA window from Citrobacter tructae contains the following coding sequences:
- the leuE gene encoding leucine efflux protein LeuE has protein sequence MFAEYGVLNYWTYLVGAIFIVLVPGPNTIFVLKNSVGRGVKGGYLAACGVFIGDAVLMFLAYAGVAALIKTTPVLFNIVRYLGAFYLLYLGAKILYATLKSKASDAAAEEVPFGAIFKRALILSLTNPKAILFYVSFFVQFIDVNAAHSGLSFFILAITLEVVSFFYLSFLIFSGAFVTQYIRTKKKLAKVGNSLIGLIFVGFAARLATLQS, from the coding sequence GTGTTCGCAGAGTATGGAGTTCTGAATTACTGGACGTATTTGGTGGGGGCTATTTTTATTGTGCTGGTACCGGGGCCAAATACGATATTTGTGCTGAAGAACAGCGTCGGGCGAGGGGTGAAGGGCGGTTATCTTGCCGCATGCGGCGTGTTTATCGGCGATGCTGTGCTGATGTTTTTGGCCTACGCAGGCGTTGCCGCATTGATCAAAACAACGCCAGTACTGTTCAATATTGTGCGTTATCTTGGTGCTTTTTATCTGCTGTATCTCGGTGCGAAAATCCTTTATGCAACATTGAAATCGAAAGCAAGCGATGCTGCCGCAGAGGAAGTTCCGTTTGGCGCAATTTTTAAACGTGCGTTAATTTTGAGCCTGACCAACCCGAAAGCCATCCTGTTTTATGTGTCATTTTTCGTTCAATTTATTGATGTCAATGCAGCACACTCAGGACTGTCGTTCTTTATTTTGGCCATTACGCTTGAAGTGGTGAGCTTTTTCTACCTGAGCTTCCTTATTTTCTCAGGTGCTTTTGTTACGCAGTATATCCGCACGAAGAAGAAACTGGCGAAGGTGGGCAATTCCCTTATCGGTTTAATTTTTGTTGGTTTTGCTGCTCGTCTGGCGACGCTTCAGTCGTAA
- the yeaR gene encoding DUF1971 domain-containing protein YeaR, with protein sequence MLQIPQNHIHTRSTPFWNKETAPAGIFERHLDKGTRAGVYPRLSVMQGAVKYLGFADEHSPEPEEVMIIEAGQFGVFPPEKWHNIEVMTDDTYFNIDFFVAPEVLMESANQRKVVRTGKE encoded by the coding sequence ATGCTTCAAATTCCACAAAATCACATTCATACACGCTCAACTCCGTTCTGGAACAAAGAAACTGCGCCTGCCGGAATTTTCGAACGCCACCTTGATAAAGGAACCCGTGCCGGGGTTTATCCTCGACTTTCGGTTATGCAGGGGGCGGTCAAATATCTCGGATTCGCAGATGAACACAGCCCGGAGCCTGAAGAGGTGATGATTATTGAAGCCGGTCAGTTTGGCGTTTTTCCACCGGAAAAATGGCATAACATTGAAGTGATGACCGATGACACCTACTTTAATATCGATTTTTTCGTTGCGCCTGAAGTCCTGATGGAGAGTGCTAATCAACGAAAAGTCGTGCGTACCGGCAAGGAGTAA
- a CDS encoding DUF1869 domain-containing protein: MGKATYTVTVTNNSNGVSVDYETEAPMTLLIPDVAAEVVKDLVNTVRSYDTENEHEVCGW, translated from the coding sequence ATGGGTAAAGCAACCTATACTGTTACCGTGACCAATAACAGCAATGGCGTTTCAGTTGATTATGAAACTGAAGCACCAATGACGCTGCTGATCCCCGACGTGGCAGCCGAAGTGGTCAAAGATCTGGTGAATACTGTACGTTCCTACGATACCGAAAATGAGCATGAAGTCTGCGGCTGGTAA
- the fdhF gene encoding formate dehydrogenase subunit alpha, which produces MKKITSVCPYCGAGCKLKLVVENNKIIRAEAAEGVTNQNQLCLKGYYGWDFLNDTRLLTPRLTRPLIRYEKGGKFTPVSWDEAIRYTAKRLSDIKNTFGPRAIMTTGSSRGTGNETNYVMQKFARGVLNTNNVDCCARVCHGPSVAGLQETLGNGAMSNSISDIENSKCLLIFGYNCADSHPIVARRVIKARQNGAKIIVCDPRRIETARIADQHLQLKNGCNMALVNAFGHVLIEEQLYDREYVQKHVEGLETYWETVKDYAPEAVEHLTGVTAQQVRQAMRTFAAAPSATVMWGMGVTQFGQAVDVVRGLSSLALLTGNLGRPNVGVGPVRGQNNVQGACDMGVLPNQFPGYQDVTDPAVREKFAKAWGIDVNLMDDKVGTRITEVPHLAIEGKVKAYYIMGEDPLQTEADLGLVREGFNALDFIVVQDIFMTKTAEMADVILPATSWGEHGGVFTCADRGFQRFEKAIDPTGDVKRDWEIISLLATEMGYPMQYQNNQQIWDEMRELCPLFYGVTYEKMGDMGHIQWPCPDLDHPGTPYLYAHSQFDTANGKGKLFAAQWRAPAEIPDEEYPMVLCTVREVGHYSCRSMTGNCAALQALADEPGYVQINTQDAAKLGIRHRDLVWVSSRRGKVISRADVSERINSGTVYMTYQWWIGACNELTQDNLDPISKTPETKYCAVNIEHITDQGWAEKYAAQSYSEMKSRLCEAIA; this is translated from the coding sequence ATGAAAAAAATCACCAGTGTATGCCCGTACTGTGGGGCTGGGTGCAAGCTCAAGCTTGTTGTTGAAAATAACAAAATCATCCGCGCCGAAGCCGCAGAGGGTGTAACGAACCAAAATCAGTTATGCCTGAAAGGCTACTATGGTTGGGATTTTCTTAACGACACGAGGCTCCTGACGCCCCGTCTGACTCGCCCGCTGATCCGTTATGAAAAAGGGGGGAAATTCACACCCGTCAGTTGGGATGAGGCCATTCGTTACACCGCAAAACGCTTATCCGACATCAAAAACACCTTTGGTCCTCGGGCCATCATGACGACAGGCTCTTCCCGTGGAACAGGGAATGAGACCAACTACGTGATGCAAAAATTTGCGCGTGGTGTACTCAACACCAACAATGTTGATTGCTGTGCCCGCGTATGTCACGGCCCTTCCGTTGCTGGCTTGCAGGAAACCTTAGGCAATGGCGCAATGAGTAACTCCATCAGCGACATTGAAAACTCCAAATGCCTGCTTATCTTTGGCTATAACTGCGCGGACTCTCATCCGATTGTCGCCCGCCGGGTCATCAAGGCTCGCCAAAATGGCGCTAAAATCATTGTCTGCGATCCCCGCCGCATTGAAACAGCGCGCATTGCTGACCAGCATCTGCAATTAAAAAATGGCTGTAATATGGCGCTGGTCAACGCCTTTGGCCACGTGCTAATTGAAGAGCAACTCTACGATCGTGAATATGTGCAAAAACACGTCGAAGGCCTGGAAACCTACTGGGAAACCGTAAAGGACTATGCGCCAGAAGCCGTTGAACATCTTACCGGGGTTACCGCTCAGCAGGTGCGACAGGCAATGCGCACCTTTGCCGCCGCACCTTCCGCCACGGTAATGTGGGGAATGGGCGTGACGCAGTTTGGACAGGCTGTCGACGTCGTGCGTGGTTTATCGAGCCTTGCCCTACTGACCGGGAATTTGGGGCGACCTAACGTCGGCGTAGGTCCAGTACGCGGACAGAATAATGTGCAGGGCGCATGCGACATGGGCGTTCTCCCCAATCAGTTTCCGGGTTATCAGGACGTCACCGACCCTGCGGTTCGGGAGAAATTTGCCAAAGCCTGGGGGATTGATGTCAACCTGATGGATGACAAGGTCGGCACGCGCATCACAGAAGTTCCCCATCTGGCCATAGAAGGCAAAGTTAAAGCCTACTACATCATGGGAGAAGATCCGCTGCAGACCGAAGCCGATTTGGGTCTGGTTCGTGAGGGGTTCAACGCGCTCGATTTTATCGTGGTGCAGGATATCTTCATGACCAAGACCGCAGAAATGGCCGACGTTATCCTGCCAGCGACCTCATGGGGTGAACACGGCGGTGTCTTTACCTGCGCCGATCGCGGTTTCCAGCGTTTTGAGAAAGCGATCGACCCCACCGGGGATGTGAAACGCGACTGGGAGATTATCAGCCTGCTGGCAACCGAAATGGGCTATCCGATGCAGTATCAAAACAACCAGCAAATCTGGGATGAAATGCGCGAGTTGTGCCCGCTGTTCTACGGCGTAACCTACGAAAAAATGGGCGATATGGGCCATATTCAGTGGCCTTGTCCGGATCTCGATCACCCAGGCACACCGTATCTTTATGCCCACAGCCAGTTTGATACTGCCAACGGCAAAGGCAAACTGTTTGCCGCGCAATGGCGTGCGCCTGCGGAAATACCTGATGAAGAATATCCGATGGTGCTCTGTACCGTGCGCGAAGTGGGGCATTACTCCTGTCGTTCCATGACCGGCAACTGTGCGGCGCTGCAGGCGCTGGCAGATGAACCGGGCTATGTGCAGATCAATACTCAGGATGCAGCCAAACTGGGGATCCGTCATCGCGATCTGGTATGGGTGAGTTCGCGTCGCGGGAAAGTGATCAGCCGTGCCGATGTCTCCGAGCGTATCAATAGCGGAACGGTATATATGACCTATCAGTGGTGGATTGGCGCATGTAACGAGCTCACCCAGGATAACCTCGATCCGATATCGAAAACACCGGAAACAAAGTATTGCGCGGTGAATATCGAACACATTACCGATCAAGGCTGGGCGGAGAAGTATGCTGCACAATCGTACAGCGAGATGAAATCACGTTTATGTGAGGCCATTGCGTAA
- a CDS encoding GlsB/YeaQ/YmgE family stress response membrane protein, with protein sequence MGILSWIIFGLIAGILAKWIMPGKDGGGFFMTIILGVIGAVVGGWISTLFGFGKVDGFNFGSFVVAIIGAIVVLFIYRKVKS encoded by the coding sequence ATGGGCATACTTTCATGGATTATTTTCGGTCTTATCGCAGGGATTTTGGCAAAATGGATTATGCCAGGTAAAGATGGCGGCGGATTCTTTATGACCATTATTTTAGGGGTTATCGGTGCTGTCGTTGGTGGCTGGATCAGTACATTGTTTGGCTTTGGTAAAGTTGATGGTTTCAACTTTGGCAGTTTTGTCGTGGCGATTATCGGTGCGATCGTTGTTCTGTTTATCTACAGAAAAGTCAAAAGCTAG
- the yoaJ gene encoding protein YoaJ — protein sequence MKKTTLIMIGVAIIVVLGTELGWW from the coding sequence ATGAAAAAAACAACGCTCATTATGATTGGTGTCGCCATCATTGTGGTGCTGGGAACCGAATTGGGTTGGTGGTAA
- a CDS encoding YoaK family small membrane protein has protein sequence MRIGIIFPVIIFISAVVFLSWFFIGGYAAPGA, from the coding sequence ATGCGGATTGGTATTATTTTTCCTGTCATTATCTTCATTTCCGCTGTTGTTTTCTTATCCTGGTTCTTTATTGGCGGCTATGCCGCGCCGGGAGCATAA
- a CDS encoding sensor domain-containing diguanylate cyclase, which produces MPDMILARVSQSLATDQSVESLVRQLLEMLEVVTDMESTYLTKVDLDARLQHILYARNSRQMQIPEGLSVPWDETLCKRAIEENCLYSDNVPARWPDCTAARALEITTFLSTPVHLPDGTFYGTLCATSRQQQALSQRGEQVLHLFAGLIAQSIQKESLVAQLRQANAALIAHSYTDALTGLPNRRAIFENMETLFSLARHVQQKIILAYIDLDDFKLINDRFGHKVGDQFLIQVGQRLRRGCRENDILGRLGGDEFLVAGLSQPSETDRHARLQSVKKQLQQQICGDYQLGAICLFYPGASLGVIEVDPRETDLHCALHDADSAMYRDKKRQDKTTFVTH; this is translated from the coding sequence ATGCCAGACATGATCCTCGCCAGAGTCTCACAATCATTAGCCACCGATCAGTCTGTTGAAAGTCTGGTTCGGCAACTTCTGGAGATGCTGGAGGTGGTAACTGACATGGAGTCGACTTATTTAACCAAAGTCGATTTAGATGCCCGCCTGCAGCATATTCTGTATGCCCGTAACAGTCGGCAGATGCAGATCCCTGAAGGGCTCTCGGTACCGTGGGATGAGACATTGTGCAAACGCGCAATCGAAGAAAACTGCCTGTACAGTGATAATGTCCCCGCCCGCTGGCCAGACTGCACCGCCGCACGCGCACTGGAAATTACCACTTTTTTAAGCACGCCGGTTCATCTGCCTGATGGTACGTTCTACGGCACACTTTGTGCTACCAGTCGACAGCAGCAGGCGTTGAGCCAGCGAGGAGAACAGGTCCTGCATCTGTTTGCAGGTCTGATCGCGCAGTCTATTCAAAAAGAGTCTCTGGTTGCGCAATTACGTCAAGCGAATGCTGCGTTGATTGCACATTCCTACACTGACGCACTTACCGGATTACCGAATCGTCGGGCAATTTTTGAAAATATGGAAACACTCTTCTCTCTTGCCCGACATGTGCAACAAAAGATCATCCTCGCCTATATCGATTTAGATGATTTCAAGCTGATCAATGACCGTTTTGGCCATAAAGTTGGCGATCAGTTCCTGATCCAGGTGGGTCAACGTTTACGCCGTGGATGTCGTGAAAATGATATTCTCGGACGTCTGGGCGGCGACGAATTTTTGGTTGCTGGCCTGTCGCAACCGAGCGAAACCGATCGGCACGCGCGCCTGCAGAGCGTGAAAAAGCAGTTGCAACAGCAAATATGCGGGGACTATCAGCTAGGCGCAATCTGTCTGTTTTATCCTGGTGCCAGCCTGGGCGTTATTGAAGTCGATCCGCGAGAAACGGATTTACACTGTGCGCTTCATGATGCGGACAGCGCGATGTATCGGGATAAAAAGCGTCAGGACAAAACCACTTTTGTCACACATTAA
- a CDS encoding DUF333 domain-containing protein has translation MKSVFIVLSGILMLAGCSTQPDAPMPPKVGMANPASVYCQQKGGSLIAVQTPQGVRSDCKLPGGEVIDEWTLWRRDHPAKGQ, from the coding sequence ATGAAATCTGTGTTTATTGTGTTGTCAGGCATACTAATGCTGGCGGGATGTTCGACGCAACCTGATGCGCCAATGCCACCGAAAGTGGGGATGGCGAATCCGGCATCCGTCTATTGTCAGCAAAAGGGGGGATCGTTGATTGCGGTGCAAACGCCGCAAGGCGTACGTTCTGACTGCAAACTCCCTGGTGGGGAAGTGATTGACGAATGGACGCTGTGGCGCAGAGATCACCCGGCTAAAGGCCAGTGA
- a CDS encoding DUF488 domain-containing protein, producing MNIQCKRVYDPAEQSDGYRVLVDRLWPRGVKKTDLNVDEWNKALTPSSELRKAFHAELIDFKNFSEQYRAELSQQQQEGKRLADIARQQTVTLLYAAKNTQQNHALVLAEWLRQW from the coding sequence ATGAATATTCAGTGTAAACGCGTGTATGACCCGGCGGAACAAAGTGATGGTTATCGCGTTCTGGTCGACAGACTGTGGCCTCGCGGGGTAAAAAAAACCGATCTGAATGTCGATGAGTGGAACAAAGCCCTCACGCCCTCATCCGAACTACGTAAAGCATTCCACGCTGAACTCATTGATTTCAAAAATTTCTCAGAGCAATACCGCGCAGAACTCTCGCAGCAGCAGCAGGAAGGGAAACGGCTTGCTGACATCGCACGTCAGCAGACCGTTACGCTGCTGTATGCAGCAAAAAATACGCAGCAAAACCACGCCCTCGTGCTGGCTGAGTGGTTACGTCAATGGTGA
- a CDS encoding CTP synthase, producing the protein MDISPVKNTLRIALVGDYNPDIVAHQAIPLAIDDAAAVLELMADYDWLTTPDISSGEDLVGYDAVWVVPGSPYQHTEGALTAIRYARENSIPFLGTCGGFQHAILEYARNVMGWHDAAHAETDTEGRMVIASLSCSLVEKTDDIELRANTLIAKAYGQEVISEGYHCNYGVSAAFATELERGDLRVTGWDEAGDIRAIELVTHPFYVATLFQHERAALAGKPAPLVQAMLRAARG; encoded by the coding sequence ATGGATATTTCCCCTGTAAAAAATACGCTTCGCATTGCGCTGGTCGGCGATTATAACCCCGACATTGTCGCGCACCAGGCGATTCCTCTTGCCATCGATGACGCTGCTGCCGTGCTGGAATTAATGGCGGATTATGACTGGCTAACCACACCAGATATTAGCAGCGGTGAGGACCTGGTTGGCTATGATGCTGTCTGGGTGGTGCCCGGCAGTCCGTATCAACATACTGAAGGTGCGCTGACGGCGATTCGTTATGCCCGTGAAAATAGTATTCCCTTCCTCGGCACCTGCGGTGGTTTTCAGCATGCCATCCTCGAATATGCCCGCAACGTGATGGGCTGGCACGATGCCGCACACGCAGAAACGGATACAGAAGGCCGCATGGTGATTGCGTCGTTGAGCTGCTCGCTGGTAGAAAAAACGGACGATATCGAACTGCGGGCGAATACGCTGATCGCCAAAGCTTACGGGCAGGAGGTGATATCTGAAGGCTATCACTGCAACTACGGCGTGTCGGCAGCCTTTGCCACCGAACTTGAACGCGGTGATTTACGCGTGACGGGCTGGGATGAAGCGGGGGATATTCGCGCCATTGAACTGGTGACGCATCCTTTTTATGTTGCCACGCTTTTTCAGCATGAGCGCGCGGCACTGGCGGGAAAACCCGCTCCGCTTGTTCAGGCGATGTTGCGCGCGGCGCGCGGATAA